In a genomic window of Quercus lobata isolate SW786 chromosome 4, ValleyOak3.0 Primary Assembly, whole genome shotgun sequence:
- the LOC115985068 gene encoding putative nuclease HARBI1 produces MNRSRLIAPYRGVRYHLKEYSVRPPENAKELFNLRHVSLRTAIERAFGALKKRFPIIASTTKSNYCVNTQNEIILACCILHNYLMGVDPDESLIVEVDEEVLHSHCECVALTPREDDEDARRGDIIRDSIASAMWQNYVQM; encoded by the coding sequence atgaatagaaGTCGTCTGATTGCACCTTATAGGGGAGTGCGATATCATTTAAAAGAGTACTCTGTTCGTCCCCCTGAAAATGCTAAAGAATTGTTTAATTTGCGACATGTGTCATTGCGAACTGCTATTGAAAGAGCATTTGGTGCACTTAAAAAGAGATTTCCTATCATAGCAAGTACTACAAAGTCTAATTATTGTGTTAACACtcaaaatgaaatcattttagcATGTTGCATacttcataattatttaatggGTGTCGATCCTGATGAAAGTCTTATTGTTGAAGTTGATGAAGAGGTTTTGCATTCTCATTGTGAATGTGTGGCCCTTACTCCAAGAGAAGATGATGAGGATGCTAGGCGAGGAGATATTATAAGAGATTCTATAGCATCAGCCATGTGGCAAAACTATGTCCAAATGTGA
- the LOC115985069 gene encoding uncharacterized protein LOC115985069 codes for MGKISKKNDGNPSKEVQWSNVMDDALVNAFLHQVIIGDRVNETFTFKAYDDIVKELVEKFDMESNKDKVKNQQKTLKKNFHECYDIFKDGLSGFGWNDSLNMWTAKPEVWEPLIVFQPSAKKWMTTPIPNYSKMAQLWAKDRAKGDHAETAKEKRARYAASTTIDEIDNLISQNEVSLENFEVEDDQRSPEINVACSQVSSQDAMSSKSKKRRLAEDDELGNVISQSFDNVSKAIDRAIQVMAKCFSKLYGVEVHTALGVLDLDPISNTEAYIFLMENPTYKEMFFGCPDHERKCVLLTLMSRPKN; via the exons ATGGGTAAGATATCAAAGAAGAATGATGGAAATCCAAGCAAAGAAGTACAATGGAGTAATGTTATGGATGATGCTTTAGTGAATGCTTTTTTACATCAGGTGATCATAGGTGATAGAGTTAATGAAACTTTTACCTTTAAGGCATATGATGACATAGTGAAAGAGTTGGTTGAAAAATTTGACATGGAGAGTAACAAGGATAAGGTGAAAAATCAACAGAAGACACTGAAGAAGAATTTTCATGAATGCTATGACATATTTAAAGATGGATTGAGTGGTTTTGGATGGAATGATTCTTTAAATATGTGGACAGCTAAACCAGAAGTTTGGGAGCCACTCATAGTG TTTCAACCTTCAGCCAAGAAGTGGATGACAACACCTATACCCAACTACTCTAAGATGGCACAACTTTGGGCTAAAGATAGAGCAAAAGGTGATCATGCTGAAACTGCAAAGGAGAAACGTGCTAGGTATGCTGCATCGACCACTATTGATgagattgataatttgatatctcAAAATGAAGTTTCTTTGGAGAACTTTGAAGTAGAAGATGATCAGAGGTCACCAGAAATTAATGTTGCATGTTCTCAAGTGTCATCACAAGATGCAATGTCttctaaaagcaaaaaaagacgACTGGCAGAAGATGATGAACTCGGGAATGTAATTTCCCAGTCATTTGATAATGTATCAAAGGCAATTGATAGGGCGATTCAGGTTATGGCAAAGTGCTTTTCAAAGTTATATGGAGTAGAAGTTCACACAGCTTTGGGCGTATTGGACTTAGATCCAATATCAAATACTGAGGCCTACATATTTTTGATGGAAAATCCAACATATAAGGAGATGTTCTTTGGTTGCCCAGATCATGAGCGCAAATGTGTCTTATTGACACTGATGTCTaggcctaaaaattaa